CGAGGTTTTAAGTGCaccacttgaaaaaaaaaaaagaaaacaagcatTATGTGATATGTCAAACCTCACATAACAAAAATATCTGATGAAGTATAAATCAAGCAAACACGACCAGAAGAGTTTGTGAGCAAGTGAAAAATTGACAACTTTTGCGCTTTTCTAATAAATTCCATTTCTTATATCATATAGCATTACATCACAATCCAAAGGAGGATGATAAGCAGATACACACAATCCAACCCTCATATCAACAACACAAGATTGCAGTGAAAAATCATAGGAATTTCACAGGAGACATTTGAGAGCAAAAAAGAGATCACTTGATCATGAGATGTATCATATATCATACGACATTTCAGATTGGATGATTTTGGGATTCAGAATTCAATCCAGAACAGAACACCACAGAAGGTCTGGGTGAAATGATGAGAGGACCATGTTTTTCTAAGcatatgaacaaaaaaaaaaggaactaaattctacttattttttttcttcttcttcttcttcctttcgaCGCTGCTACCACATGAAAAGAGAAGGGAAATGAACCCAaccaaaaagaagagaagagaagacccCAAAAAAAGGTTCACCTTTGCTGTTTCTACCTTTGTACACCGAGCCCAACACCGATTCGAAGAGGCGCCGAATCAAAATTCGCACAAATTTGATGTTTGGAGTTTGGATGAAATTCATCAAAGCTTCTCGAGCGTCCGAGCTAATTCCACCGCGTTCTTGGCAATCTTGCAGTTGTCGTCGTTGACGAGAGCCTCGCAGAGATGGAATGCTCCGAGCTTGATCGCCTCCCTCGCCAATTGGTTGCTCTCGCCGCAGATCAAGTTGAGGACGACCAGCGCCTGCTCGATGGCGCGCGCGTTGCCGctgccggcgacgccgacgagcacggcgacgacgcgggggATCCTGGACAGCTCGTGGCGCCCCTCGCGGGACTTGGCGAAGAGGCCGAGCacctcggcggcgcgcgcggagcccgcggcggcgaggtcgacgagcgctggcgccgccccggcgcgcacggcgcggcgccggtTTTCCGGCAGCTTGCAGAGCTCGTACAGCGCCGTGGCGGCCTCGCGCcgctcccgcgcgccgccgccgcggcggaggaggccgaccAGCGCCGGGACGGCCGAGGGGTGCGCCCCGATGGTGCACTTGTTGACGTCCACCGTGGCGAGGCTGGTGAGCGCCgtggcggccaccgccgcggccgcgccaccgGACGACACCGCGGCGGAGAGCGCGTCCACGGCGCCGTCCGCCACCAACCCGACCCGCGCGTCGTCCCCGTCGAGGCTCAGGTGCAGCAGTGCCCTCGCCGCCACTTCATCCCCGCCCGCCGCGTGCCGCAGGAGCACCCCCACGTCGCCGGACTCCATCACCTGCCTCCTCCCTTCCGGCCCGGACCTCGCCAACCTAAGCAACCCATAAACCGACGAaatcgccgccgcagccggctctctcctctccccaccaccaccgcccgccgccgccgttggcacggcggcggcggcgacaggagaGACGGCGGCAATAAGGCGGCGGAGGGCGTGGTTGGGGATGAGGGGCGGCGAGGGGGGGAGCGGCAGGTTGGTGACGGGGCAGGTGAGGTGGCCGCCGTCGAGCCAGCGCTGGATGCTGCGGCGCTCGAAGGTGTGGCCGGAGGGGAGGATGACGGGGTCGGTCATGACCTCCAGCGAGATTGGGCAGCGGAAGTCGTCCGGCCAGGTCGAACCCTGCTCCGGCGACACCTCCATGCGCGTTCTTGGCGTGCGCGCCGATCTGCGGCGAGGAATGGAAAGCGTGTGGGACTCgtgaggaagacgaagaggagGGGAGTGGGGAAAGTCCACTTCTTCCGGTGGACAGGAAACGGGATTTGCTGTGGGGGGTGAGAGAGGGTGGGGAGACCACCCGGTGGGCTTAAGTAACCCACTAATCTACCCTACCCctaccccaccccaccccataTGGCCATACCTAGAAGGCATGTCGATTACCGACGTCGTGAGTCCACATGTGGTGTGTCCATCCATCTTAGGTTGGGAAGCATGCCGGCTGCTGGCATCGTGAGTCTATGTGTGGTGAGTCCACCTTAGGTTAGGAGGCATGACGGTTGCCGGCGTCGTAAGTTTACCTGTGGTAAGTCAGGATGAGGGAGGATGAAGCGTTAAGGTTGTGTTGGAAGCGGTGGGGGTAGTTTCAGAAGGGTTTGTTTTAATGTTGTAGTATCTGTCTGTGTTCTTCTTGTTGCTGTCTTGTGTTTTACGAGGGAATGCGCGTATCGATCTTGTGAAGGCTGGAGGATATATCATTTTTGGATTTAACTAATGCTTTTTGgtggtggtgttttttttttggggttcgTTTCGACGTCATGGTATCTATCTGTTGCAGTCTTGAGCTTTCATCGTGTGATGAATTAAAGGATAGCGGTGTTGCTTATGTTTATCGTTGTTATGTCTATCCGCTGCAGTCTTTGCCTGAGTAACGTGTGGCTTATTTGGATTTAGCAGACGATCCTTGATAATGTTTGCTTTTGTCTATCTTATGATCCATACATGCTACGTATACGTAACGCTTCCTGCATAGTTTACTTAATTTGTTAGCCATCTTTTGGTATCTCTTTAGTTCACATTTTTCCGTTACACTTCCACAATGAGTAATCTGCATGTAAGTTGGTTTTACGAGCAATCATTAATTGATAGTCATGCACGTCTCATACATCACGCTAGTTGGCGACTCTGCAGCTATGCTTTGCATTCTTGTAATAGTTAGCACCTTTAGTTTTTTGTACTCTTATAGCTTTCAGTTATCGACTATGGTAGCGTGAACCAATGAACAATTAATAGGAAGTGCAAGGGCATTTTTGCCAAAAACAACCAACGTGGCATCTACAATTACCCCGCCAACCTATGGCTCCTACTGGAAAGGTAAATATGTCAGTGTGGTTTAATCATTTCCTATTCTAACAAGAATAATAAAAATCTGCAATcaataagggttttatttggtTTGTCACATGGATCATACAAATTGTTTCTATTACAAAATGTTTCTATTTGGTTTGTCACCGAAACCAAAAACATGTTATATTGCTCTCTCATTGGGTTATCatatgttttttatatatatagttaagaGGCATAAAATGATCGGTTTCAAAATTATGAAttgatttatataaaaaagatagaTATTTATCAATCCACAATGTGTGAGCTCCTTGGATCATTTAACCGGATTTTAAAGCTTTTCTTTCAATGTGTAGAATGTTTTGATGGTGGGAGACATGTGCACATATCCCTCGCTTTTAGCCAACTCATGAGAAGCATATAATCCCTTTTtttcatatagtttttttaaaatcgtATCTGAgcatttaatttcttttggtGTGTATGAGTTAATCTGtgtatcatttttataatagctGGGAGATTTTATTCAATGAGAAGATATGGTTATACGAATGACTGTGCAAGTATTAATTGATAGCGATATATATGGACATGGCCCTCGTAATAATGTTTGGAGATACAGTACTATAATTATGCTTTATTACGTGATTAATATTCAGATATTGTACTGGAAGCACCCTGGCCTACTGTTTTTCTACTGTCCCTTTATGATTAAGTCCTGGTACTTGTAATGCAACATACATGCATGTGTTTTCCATGGCAATATGAGCAAAACACTCCTATATATCATATTGTGGGGACAGATTAAGATAGAGACATGGTAACCAACGAGATTATGTGCAGGGGCAATTTTATTCAGAAGTCCAAACGGTCATGTGGATTATTACCTGATTAACAGTTACATATTAAAATGTTCTATTATGTAGTTATGTTGTAGGCAATACAGCATTGCTCAGAAGAGAACATTGTGccctttaatttttattagaaTCCTTGGTCTCTAGCTAACAAGCCTGAGCAACTCTCTAGTTATATTAGTCAACTATTTTGTGTCTAGCATGAGAATGGTGTATTTCCACccatatttcatattttccaTATATCAATGTTTAAGTCAACTAGCTATATTATTGGATGAACTTAGCTCACTGGTGAGAATGTTTTGTTGACCTCTGTACATCCGAAGTTTGCAGACCTTTACACATCCGTAGTTTGAAAACAACTAGtggcagtttttttttgtcacaaaaTTTAGTGGAAATTAATAAAGGGACTGCCTATACTTCttgtaaaaaaatcataaatttaatgataaaacaatcAGATTTCACACAGTAGAATTAAAAAGAGATCACTAAGGTTACAACCAAATTGTACGAATATGACGATGTATTTGTAACAATTCCGACTAATAAAATAGGGTCCACGAGTGTCTACCAAGATAGGTGGCATTGGACCAAAACGAACTATGTAATTAAGAAGCCAACGAGCAAATTAAGCCATGATCACGACACTTAAAGATATGGATACATGCAAAATCATAATACTTATAAATTACCTTGAAAAGAGATATCATAATATCTTGCTTTTATTATGTGCTATAAATCTGAAATTATActgatatagaaaaaaataaagaaagaaatctTTCACATTAAAACTTAACATTTGAGTACATACACACATTTTTgccctctctctcactccccACCATCACATGCATTCACCAACCACCAGGgtcagtgatttttttttcggttAGTGACTTAGAGCCTCATCGGTTATCTATATTTCTTAATAAGCCAAAAagacttattagagaataaaagttaatttataaataaaacttttatatatctgGTAGAGACTAAAAAGCCAAcgctaaaaaaattatgttgaaaatatcttaaaattaactttaaaatcaagtttaaaaattcaaaatttaattttttttatttattagacCAATCGACGGGGCTCTTAATTTGAAACAATTTTACAAgtgaaaaggaaaatgaaaaaaaaaaaacctaacccaAACGGTAGAACTCGAGATAAAACGGTGACGAAACCGAATTGTGCGGTGCAGTCACCGCCCCCACCATCACAAAACGGGGAGCGGAGAAAGGTCACAGGAATCCCGGGGGACGCATCTGGGCCGTACACGTGGCACGCGGGCCCCCGTGTGAACGCCTGGAAATTTATCCACGGGCCTTATCCCCTCCCACGgcactgacgtgtgggcccgCCTCCTCCCGGCCCCACTAAAGTAACTTATCCCTACCGGTCGAACGTTTGAACCGGGcaggtaaggttttttttttttcttttcttttaaccCTTTTTGGGGTGTTTTTACTGCGCGGTAAAAGTAGGAAGTGGAAAGCGAGGAGACGCGCCCAACGGCTAGAAGTGGTCGCTGGCGTGTACTTTGACTGCGTGGTGGGGCCCTGCGGattcagtcagtcagtcagtgaCAGTGAGTCAGCTGAATCAGTCAATTTCTATAGTACTATATGTAGAATCTCTCTTTGGACCCCTGGAACTTTTTACAAATTGCTTCCTCCTGGGTGTGGACTGTGAGTTTGGGACTGTACATCATACGAACAACTCTCCAgattaaaatcccttatattttagaacagatagATAGAGTATGAGTCAACTATATACTCATGTGGAAGAGAGATGAAAAACCGAGGAGTATTGGCTCTCATGCAATAGTTATACACATGCTccaatatatttacattataaattcatgatgagagaaagagagaggagagaaaaaaaataaaaccaatttTATAGTTAACTTATTATACATGTTAACTTTAATATATGAGCTAATAACCAATTGtttgctatactattaaatctGCTCTTATGGTGGTTCTATGTCGTACTAAACCATATTTTGGGAATTGAAAATGGTCCCCCAAAATCACTATTTGCTAGTATCATTTGTAAAATCCtacaaaggagaaaaaaaacatttagtgTGTGATTAATATTTGGAAAAAAGATGTCTACGGTTTTAATGTTTGACTTGTATATTAGTTAAAATAGCTCAACATGTTGTTTGTccgaattttgaattttagaaacTATATAATGGTTTTTTATATTTCAGTCTAGATTATTGAACATCTAAAAAATCAAGGGTATAAAAGTATAAAAATCTTGTCTGAACATTTCCGGTCATAGAATATGTAGCCCTAGCCACCCCAATCTCTATATcttctctattattataaaaatcaaAGATATTTCTGCTGaaattttgatacgtcatccgtgtttgagttggttttagTTTCGTACGTCATCTGTGTTTGCGTTGATTTTTAGTTGGTTCACTACAAGAAATaaatatgaccttctgtgacgaaTTCCTCGTGACGTCGGAGCTATTCATCACtagcacattccattttatgaCGATTAATTAGTATGAGATGTGGTCGCTTAGTGACGAAAAAAGGATGTTCGTCGTTAATACTACCTAGAAATCGTCATAAAGTATTTCACTGGGACATCGTGACAAATATTAATTTTTCATAAGGGGCACAAAGCAAACgtcataaatttatataatgcatttatggaaaaatatattaaaagctaaagcaatttaatcaagtgaattaatgaGGAAACTAaatttttccttcaaaaatcatggccggaaatatttttttaatattctacGTGGTCTAAAtaattctctgaaattttctgtgAATTTTCGGTGCTCAATAACTATTTTTAATTCCACAAAGtttattttaccaattaaaataaatggaaaacaaattaaaattcctcTCTCTGTCCTTGGGCTTTTTTCGGCCCAAGTattactctctccctcccttagcccgcagcctctctctctctcgctctccctctTCGGGCTGCCGGCCCAGCCCTTTTGTTCCTCCTTCGCCATGAAGTCTAATTTTCCTCCCTCTTCttaattcaaataatttttcggatagtaaatgatttcaaatgaaaaaaaaataccaacaacaaagttgtatatttTACCAACAACAAAGTTACGTCGCTCGTATCCAATTCGACATGAGTTTAAAATAACTATTATACGCCTCCCTCCtagcccaacccaacccaatcgGCCACACCATCCTGCGAGCTTCCACTTGAAGCTGCACGTACCCCTCCCCACGttttttttgctctttttttccttttctccttttcttttgcccTGGTCTTTCtgaccctctcctctccttccaatCTCCTTTATTTTTGCATCCTTTTCTGTTTCGCTATTGGtatctatactattataaaaattgaagatgtttccccTGATATTTTGGTACGTTGTTCGTATTTGAGGTAGTTTTAAAGTTCATTCgctttttggaaatacaaaaggagtcatataagaaatcctttTAAAAATCCTGCGTGCTAAGTTAGGACGagagtcggactcctaattgtcAGAATTCTCGCCAGGCCATAATAAAGCAATGTATATGATGTGACCGTCATCTCAATAAAGATTCCAAATTAGATatcaatactatcaaaataaaaatcccatatactttttactttttagaaaaaaaatctaacaataataaggttaaaatagtcttcacccgttacaatgcatgggtatttttttagtataaataaatagataaaacACCCTAATTGGAGGCCCAAACATTTTAATTTAAAGCCCACGTCGATGTAAAGATAGACCCAGGTAAGCTCACAGTGGGCCATAAAGGCCCAAAATGGCCAGCCTACGAGGACGCCAcaataaggaaaaagtacaccgaagatccctcaacttgtcatcgagttacaaaatcgtcccctaacCACAAagccggatacaacgcatcccccaatttacaaaaccagtgtagattaggtccctcggtggttttgcacccggttttgtccaacgtggcggctgaatcagcgtgggatccacatgtcaggatgccacttCAGCAGGCTggcctctcccttcctctccttcttctctctctttctctctctcactcctctctGGACTTGGCAGGCCGGTCGACGGtggggaggagccgaggaggtcgccggcgatgcggcggcggagacacgGGAGAatgggagggcggcggcagggcgaggcggcgtcggcgagcgagcgcggtggcggagaggaggcggtggcggctgcgacGCGGGaagccgaaggcgacggcgtgggCGAGCATGGAGGCAAAGTGAAGAAAGCTCACCTCCTCTTGGATCTAGGCACGCCGCCTGGCACCTGCCTCGCGGCCGCCAGCTTCGCCTTCGCCGGAGAGGCCGTCGTCGGGGCTGGCAGATTCTcctacaccaccaccaccactggtTTCTGCTGCTCTGGCTGCGGctgcgttggcggcggcgtaggcgtcggtagagacgacgacgacgaagaagaaggaAAGGCAGCGCAGAACGCCTTGAGAAGCTCGTCGGCGTAGGAGAATCTGCCAGCCCCGCGTCTCTGGACTGGGCAGGGCTCTACGAGTTTAGGTCCAGCAGCTCGATGTATAGCTACAATGAGAATTGTACTGGAGTATGAGAGAGTCAATCCGTGATGAGATAAATGATAGCTCACTAGTAGCTGCATTCAATCACCTCCATCAACACCTCCACCTCCTAGCATTCGTTCATTAGCAGCATTAACCTGAGAAATATGAATAACTGTCATCTTCTTCATCGTCATACCCAAATAGTTAAGAGTTAGAGATTATTGCTTTAACAATTTTGCAAATATTTCTAGAAAGATTGCCAAATCCACACGAGCAGCATCAGATTCGAAACGCACCATAGCCACGAACACAAGCATCGGCAAGGATCGAGGAAGGGAACGAATTAACAAGGAAGGAAGGACGTACGATGGCGACAGTGGCGCCGTCGACGGACCAGAGGGTGATGTCGCCCTTGTGCAGCTTgagcgcgcccgcgcccgcatCCGCCGACAGCCGGAACGCCTCGCCGCTGCTGAGCCCAGGTGCCACCGCCATGGCGAACGATGCCCTCGTCGCGCCGCTGctcggtggccgccgccgccgctgcttggggaggagtgggagagggagtgggagccgcgacggcgtcgtcgccgccaccgcgctcgcctgccgacgccgcctcgccctGCCACTGCCCTCCCATTCTCCcgtgtctccgccgccgcatcgccggccGACCGTCGGACCTCCTcacccggcgacctcctccccaccgtcGGCCTCCCTGCCCAGTCCagagaggagtgagagagagaggaggaggaaaaggagaggAAGGGTGAGGCTAGCCTACTGATGTGGTATCCTGACACGTGGGGTTcacgtgggtctcacgctgaATCAGCCgtcacgtcggacaaaaccgagtgcaaaaccaccgagggatctaATCTAcgctggttttgtaagttggggatgcgttatatccggttttatggttaggggacgattttgtaactcgaaaacaagttgagggaccttaggtgtactttttccccacAATAAGTCTCAATCCCGTTCTTGGGCCTCACATAAGCGAAATTCCGTTCCGGCCGAAAATTGTTCAGGCCGCACGTAACTtacaaggaataagttcattcgaggtctcttaacttgtcaacgaatccaattttcgtccttcaaccggaaaaccagatacaacgggtcccttaactatcaaaaccagtgcagatgaggtcccttggcagttttgatggcggttttggctgacgtggcacctattTGGCTAATTTAACTTGGTCTTTatctgatgtggcattgacgtggcgtgcttacgtggcaattcgatccagaaaaataataaacttcgtgggaccacatgtcagtttcacacaacTTTTAAAAAAGGTGAGcccatgtggacccacatgtcaggtaaaaaaataaagatggtggggcccacgtgggccccacaagtCCCTCTCGGagctctccctcttcttcctctcggctCTCCCTCGTCCAGTCGTCCTCGCGGCGGAGAAGCGGCAGGAGCGGAGGGGCAGAgtgtagcggcggcggcggcaggccgcaggcggcggagatggccggaggaggaggaggcagagcaggaggtcgtcggcgagcgCGACAGCTCCACTCCGTCGGCCGCTCCGCCCCGCCCCTCCGCCGCGATGCTCTCTCTCGAGCGACGCGAGCACAACAGCGACGGCCGacggaggatggcggcggagggagaTCATCTATCAACTCCGGCGGAGGGAGCTCCTCGcctggccgccgcgccgcaacCGAAGCGCCACCACTCTACTGAGGAGGCAGCAGCCATGGCGCATTGGCGCCAGTGCCACGAAGCAGACGCTGCACGCCGCGTTGTCGTGGTCGACTTCGTCGTAGTGGCGGAATATTTGTGTCTTGGCGCTGCGTTCGGGCGTCACGCCGGCAATggttgtgctgctgctgctggctcgCTTGAGGGACGAGACGAGCTACCTCAACAAGCTGCCAGGatggagcctgaggaggaggtTCCCCGGTGCGTTCACGGGTTCGGGGGCGACTGCATCCAACGCACCAACAAAACACCACACGAATGAACAAACCCAGTAACCACCAAGCAACCTAACACATAAATACATAATCAAGAGAGTAGAGAGAGCACGTATGGTGAATTGGTGACTCCGGATCTCTCTTCCATCGCCGGCAGGCACGCCTGCATGTATGCACCAACAAAAACTAATCCATAGAACGGATTATGCACCATTCCTCAATAGCGCAACAAAAACTAATCCGTCTTCCGCCTTGCGCTCCCCCAcgccacggccgccgtcgtgtcgtcgtcacgcggcggtggcggaggcgcgaGCAGGAGGAGGGAGTACGCGTGCTCACCCACCACGCACCCGGGCTTCTTCCGGTGCGCGCTGCAATGGAgcggcgcgtcgccgtcgcgtccctcCTCGCCCGGCGGAGAGGACAgatgagaggggagagagatgaacacacggagttggggggggggggggagagaggaggaagatgatgagggtgagaatgacatgtggggcctacgtgggtcttaacatttttaatttatattttttgcaaACTAGCATGTGGCCCacaatttttaatatttttcaaatcaaattgccacgtaagcgccacgtcattgCCATGTCATGTAAAGTCCGAGTCAaatagccacgtaggcgccacgtcagcgaaaaccgCCATCCAAATCGCTATGGGACCTATATTGTATctgttttgacagttgagggacccgttatatctggttttctggttaaggacgaaaatcggattcgttgacaagttaagggacctcagatgaacttattccaacctACAATATCATGGGCCTCACCTAACAAAGATGGGCCATGATCCGGCCCAAGTAAAATGGGCCGCACGCAAGTCGAATCGCTTTCCGGCCCATGAAACGGGAGAGCCG
The Oryza glaberrima chromosome 8, OglaRS2, whole genome shotgun sequence DNA segment above includes these coding regions:
- the LOC127781252 gene encoding U-box domain-containing protein 8 encodes the protein MEVSPEQGSTWPDDFRCPISLEVMTDPVILPSGHTFERRSIQRWLDGGHLTCPVTNLPLPPSPPLIPNHALRRLIAAVSPVAAAAVPTAAAGGGGGERREPAAAAISSVYGLLRLARSGPEGRRQVMESGDVGVLLRHAAGGDEVAARALLHLSLDGDDARVGLVADGAVDALSAAVSSGGAAAAVAATALTSLATVDVNKCTIGAHPSAVPALVGLLRRGGGARERREAATALYELCKLPENRRRAVRAGAAPALVDLAAAGSARAAEVLGLFAKSREGRHELSRIPRVVAVLVGVAGSGNARAIEQALVVLNLICGESNQLAREAIKLGAFHLCEALVNDDNCKIAKNAVELARTLEKL